In the genome of Flaviflexus ciconiae, one region contains:
- a CDS encoding VOC family protein has translation MMTTTTLADGRILNPATGMDAVTLRVGDLELMSSYYAKALALEPIEEQSHGREVHRVLGRNGVPFVRLVATPGLPGVDPSKPGLYHTAFLFDTPGALAATLYRAAQDPRSQYVGAGDHLVSEAFYFTDPEGNGIELYIDRPRDQWEWVNGQVKMATLYLDPNEFLKNHLTQEIHDAAPKTVGKVGHVHLQVGDIATARDFYVEGLGFEATLDYGGQALFASAGGYHHHVAMNTWNSAGSGPRAASLGLGNVAVTVPGREDLDALVARLKGKKISYTDNGTSVVTVDPWNTQVSLSLPGITTDELLTL, from the coding sequence ATGATGACGACAACGACACTTGCAGACGGTCGCATTCTTAACCCTGCGACGGGCATGGATGCCGTGACTCTCCGTGTGGGGGATCTCGAGCTCATGTCCTCCTACTACGCTAAGGCTCTTGCACTTGAGCCGATCGAGGAGCAGTCCCACGGCCGCGAAGTTCACCGAGTGCTGGGACGCAACGGCGTGCCCTTCGTGCGGCTCGTTGCGACTCCCGGTCTTCCCGGTGTGGATCCGTCGAAGCCCGGTCTCTACCACACGGCATTCCTGTTCGATACGCCCGGTGCTCTTGCCGCCACGCTGTATCGAGCCGCACAGGACCCCCGTAGCCAGTATGTTGGCGCCGGTGATCATCTTGTTTCCGAGGCCTTCTATTTCACCGACCCCGAAGGTAATGGCATCGAGCTCTACATCGACCGCCCGCGCGATCAGTGGGAATGGGTCAATGGTCAGGTCAAGATGGCAACCCTTTACCTCGACCCGAATGAATTCCTTAAGAACCACCTGACGCAGGAAATCCACGATGCTGCCCCGAAGACAGTTGGCAAGGTCGGCCACGTCCACCTTCAGGTTGGCGACATCGCTACCGCACGCGATTTCTACGTCGAGGGCCTCGGCTTCGAAGCGACTTTGGATTACGGCGGCCAGGCACTCTTCGCTTCGGCTGGTGGCTACCACCACCACGTTGCTATGAACACGTGGAACTCGGCAGGCTCCGGCCCGCGTGCTGCCAGCCTGGGCCTCGGTAACGTGGCAGTCACCGTTCCTGGCCGTGAAGACCTTGACGCTCTCGTGGCTCGTCTTAAGGGCAAGAAGATCTCCTACACGGATAACGGCACCTCCGTTGTGACCGTGGATCCGTGGAACACCCAGGTCAGCCTTTCCCTCCCGGGAATTACCACGGATGAACTGCTGACGCTCTGA
- a CDS encoding DUF1801 domain-containing protein: MGTPLDQIPGVGRPFRDAVKLAGYTDLESLNGADYRELLELHGVGKAGLRTVHDALMERGLGGLVGDIPEAKGSTWTKGHTGENAADIKTAQTSQDPEEWIESLEWPARVKQGKELLKIFSEATGEQGVMWGPSMVGYGAVHYTYATGREGDTFHVGFSPRKSSLSLYGLQGHPRSEELLGKLGKHKTAVSCVYVNKLEDIDLSILAELIKHSWETEPGDC, translated from the coding sequence ATGGGAACACCTCTCGACCAGATCCCCGGAGTGGGGCGCCCCTTCCGGGACGCGGTAAAGCTAGCGGGCTATACAGACCTTGAATCACTAAACGGCGCCGACTACCGGGAGCTCCTCGAGCTCCACGGGGTCGGCAAAGCCGGTTTGCGAACAGTCCACGACGCCCTCATGGAAAGGGGCCTTGGCGGACTCGTTGGAGACATTCCCGAGGCGAAGGGATCAACATGGACCAAAGGACATACCGGTGAGAATGCCGCCGATATCAAGACCGCCCAAACCTCACAGGATCCGGAAGAGTGGATCGAATCGCTCGAGTGGCCCGCCCGCGTCAAGCAGGGGAAGGAACTGCTCAAGATCTTCTCTGAAGCCACGGGCGAGCAGGGTGTCATGTGGGGGCCGAGCATGGTCGGCTACGGAGCCGTCCACTACACGTACGCCACCGGGCGCGAAGGCGACACCTTTCACGTTGGCTTCAGCCCCCGCAAATCGTCCCTATCCCTCTACGGGCTCCAGGGTCACCCTCGCAGCGAGGAACTCCTGGGCAAGCTCGGTAAACACAAGACCGCCGTCTCCTGCGTTTACGTCAACAAGCTTGAGGACATCGATCTCTCAATCCTTGCCGAGCTGATCAAGCACTCCTGGGAAACGGAGCCGGGGGACTGTTAG
- a CDS encoding SDR family oxidoreductase, whose amino-acid sequence MSKYLIIGGHGKVALLASELLVHNGHAVASLIRNPDHRAGVEGTGATPLLLDIEQASEEDLARAMEGMDGVVWSAGAGGGNPARTRAVDYEAAVRSMAAAKAAGVSRYVMVSYLNSSLDHGVPEDNSFYHYAQAKAEADEHLRGTGLDYTILGPGALTLEEPTNSITVREIGYEGPSDTSRANVARMIVEVLASPNAIGKTIGFTDGETPIEGLFS is encoded by the coding sequence ATGTCGAAATATCTCATCATTGGCGGTCACGGCAAGGTCGCTCTGCTTGCTTCGGAGCTACTCGTTCACAACGGACACGCGGTCGCCTCGCTGATTCGCAATCCTGACCACCGCGCCGGCGTGGAGGGAACCGGGGCGACGCCCCTTCTCCTCGATATTGAGCAAGCAAGCGAGGAAGACCTCGCTCGCGCCATGGAAGGGATGGACGGGGTTGTCTGGTCCGCCGGTGCTGGCGGTGGCAATCCGGCACGCACCCGCGCGGTTGACTACGAGGCCGCGGTCCGGTCGATGGCAGCCGCCAAGGCCGCGGGCGTTTCCCGCTATGTCATGGTTTCGTACCTGAACTCGTCGCTCGACCACGGCGTCCCCGAGGATAACTCGTTCTACCACTACGCACAGGCGAAGGCGGAGGCCGACGAGCACTTGCGCGGCACCGGTCTCGACTACACGATCCTTGGCCCCGGCGCCCTGACCCTTGAGGAGCCCACCAACTCCATTACCGTGCGTGAAATCGGATACGAGGGACCGAGCGACACCTCGCGCGCCAACGTGGCACGGATGATCGTCGAGGTTCTTGCCTCCCCGAACGCTATTGGGAAGACCATTGGCTTCACGGATGGGGAGACCCCTATCGAAGGTCTCTTCTCCTGA
- a CDS encoding glycosyltransferase, translating to MAVPGAGEAGGLNVYLLNSAKELARLGHRIHIVTRKDRRELPEVEPIFDGVTAHYLEAGPREPVSKSDSERLIEPFESALDTWVQHSQVDIIHSHHWFAGVAAIPVANRHAIPHIQSYHSLAAPAGAGWEAGEKAESPGRIVGERQIAATSDLIIAVSEFEKNLIVSRYNADPANIAVASPGVDHVTFAPISEKETKPGHAGHRNSGASSARADGVQERVKGAEPSGANIPAEVSEPTIVFAGRIHPLKGADLVVRALSLMNPDSRPKLIISGEPASGYDDYLDEVRTLVTHLGTGLKVEFRPSLTREGLAELIGRSLFLINPSHLETYGIINVEAAACGVPVIATKTGGMVESVLDRQTGYLIDSRDPTEWARTMESLAHDPARRAELGAAGRRFALTRGWDNVARELTAIYLGEAG from the coding sequence ATGGCAGTACCGGGGGCCGGTGAGGCAGGCGGTCTCAACGTTTACCTGCTGAACTCCGCGAAAGAACTGGCCCGGTTGGGGCACCGAATCCATATCGTCACACGCAAAGATCGTCGGGAGCTTCCCGAGGTCGAACCAATTTTTGATGGCGTAACAGCCCACTATCTTGAAGCGGGCCCACGAGAGCCCGTGTCCAAGTCGGATTCAGAACGGCTGATCGAGCCGTTCGAGAGCGCCCTCGATACCTGGGTTCAGCACAGCCAGGTCGACATTATTCACTCGCACCACTGGTTTGCTGGCGTGGCAGCAATTCCGGTTGCCAATCGTCATGCCATCCCCCACATCCAGAGCTACCATTCGCTGGCTGCGCCCGCGGGCGCAGGATGGGAAGCGGGAGAGAAAGCAGAATCTCCCGGCAGGATCGTTGGGGAGCGGCAGATAGCAGCTACATCGGATCTGATCATCGCGGTCAGCGAGTTCGAAAAGAACCTCATTGTTTCCCGATACAACGCGGACCCTGCGAATATCGCCGTCGCCTCCCCCGGCGTCGACCACGTAACCTTCGCTCCAATCTCCGAGAAGGAAACGAAGCCTGGTCACGCAGGCCACCGCAACAGTGGTGCAAGTTCAGCGCGTGCCGACGGTGTTCAGGAACGTGTGAAAGGTGCTGAGCCATCCGGGGCGAACATTCCCGCGGAGGTTTCAGAACCCACTATTGTTTTCGCCGGTCGCATTCACCCGCTCAAGGGAGCGGACCTGGTTGTGCGAGCTCTGTCGCTCATGAACCCCGATTCTCGACCCAAGCTCATCATCTCGGGAGAGCCCGCCTCCGGCTATGACGACTACCTGGACGAGGTCCGGACCCTCGTCACCCACCTTGGCACCGGCTTGAAAGTGGAGTTCCGTCCCTCGCTGACGCGCGAGGGGCTCGCTGAACTCATCGGCCGTTCTCTTTTCCTTATCAACCCCAGCCACCTCGAAACCTACGGGATCATCAACGTTGAAGCCGCGGCCTGCGGCGTTCCCGTTATCGCCACAAAGACCGGTGGCATGGTCGAATCGGTTCTCGATCGACAGACCGGCTACCTTATTGACTCGCGTGACCCAACGGAATGGGCGCGCACCATGGAATCGCTCGCGCACGACCCGGCCCGCAGGGCCGAACTCGGTGCGGCGGGACGACGCTTTGCCCTGACCCGTGGATGGGACAATGTTGCACGGGAACTCACTGCCATCTACCTAGGAGAAGCCGGATGA
- a CDS encoding PIG-L deacetylase family protein gives MKLEDIFGKAPLFVHAHPDDETLHTGALLAACHNEGLRTTVVTATRGERGEIVQGVIPLDSTVDELAAHREQELALAVKTLGVDRHYWLGNVPARKEGLSERRYADSGMVWIDEGVAGPAENLEEGTLCSATIAEAAGDLAALIEAIAPTGIVSYDSRGSYSHPDHIRTHEIALKASEMTGVDFYEVASDVNDPGFEHLELSQYLDIVVDALSMYRSQLTVYPDHIEHVGGQRDDFSTAVGIRRYAG, from the coding sequence ATGAAACTTGAGGACATCTTTGGGAAGGCGCCCCTCTTCGTCCATGCCCACCCGGATGATGAGACCCTTCATACCGGTGCACTACTCGCAGCCTGCCACAACGAAGGCCTGAGAACTACCGTTGTTACAGCAACGCGAGGAGAGCGCGGAGAGATCGTCCAAGGAGTTATTCCCCTCGACTCAACCGTCGATGAACTCGCAGCCCACCGCGAGCAGGAACTGGCGCTCGCGGTCAAGACCCTTGGAGTGGACCGCCACTACTGGCTGGGGAACGTGCCCGCTCGAAAGGAGGGGCTTAGCGAGAGGCGCTATGCAGATTCCGGGATGGTCTGGATTGATGAAGGCGTCGCCGGCCCCGCAGAGAACCTCGAAGAAGGCACGCTCTGCTCCGCAACCATTGCGGAAGCCGCTGGCGACCTAGCTGCACTCATTGAGGCCATCGCCCCAACTGGAATCGTGTCCTACGACAGCCGGGGCTCCTATTCTCATCCTGACCACATCCGTACCCACGAGATCGCCCTGAAGGCATCCGAAATGACCGGGGTCGATTTTTACGAGGTTGCTTCCGACGTCAACGACCCGGGTTTCGAACACCTCGAGCTCTCCCAGTATCTCGATATCGTCGTCGACGCACTATCCATGTACCGTAGTCAACTCACCGTCTACCCCGACCATATCGAGCACGTTGGCGGCCAGCGAGACGACTTCTCTACCGCCGTCGGGATCCGACGCTACGCAGGATAG
- a CDS encoding cytochrome P450: protein MTDARTLGDTSLRRCPVTHDDSSWTVWGNEEARLVANDPETFSSHVSKHLNVPNGMDGDEHRRFRTVIERYLSDDVIVPLYPGFEELATEIYASMGDSFNANDFGRLVAVRCQSQWLKWPASYENELLEWITENQAATRSGDKRRTKAVAEAFTDIVRRIVTTHEDDESPTAKLRHDTVEENGEQRPLAKEEIVSILRNWTSGDLGSIAYSIGIVAHFLATHHQIAADLRRYDEQGNTDALDRALDEILRIDDPFISNRRKTTKQVTIAGQEIPAGEKVVIHWTAANRDPRAVGYPDAYNPEGNAAHNLVYGSGPHVCPGRTLSTLELRAALVALLRGGNLVLTGEAPREENPVGGFASVPVRRTATNH from the coding sequence ATGACTGACGCCAGAACTCTTGGCGATACGAGCCTCCGCCGCTGCCCTGTCACCCATGACGATTCGTCGTGGACAGTGTGGGGTAACGAGGAGGCTCGTCTCGTTGCAAACGATCCAGAGACTTTCTCCAGCCACGTATCGAAGCACCTGAACGTGCCGAATGGCATGGATGGGGATGAGCACCGCAGGTTCCGGACCGTCATTGAACGCTACCTGTCCGACGACGTCATTGTCCCGCTTTACCCCGGCTTCGAAGAACTTGCCACCGAGATTTACGCATCGATGGGAGATTCGTTCAACGCGAATGACTTTGGCAGGCTGGTCGCGGTGCGTTGCCAGAGCCAGTGGCTCAAGTGGCCTGCCTCGTACGAGAACGAACTGCTGGAGTGGATTACCGAGAATCAGGCCGCCACCCGCTCCGGCGACAAGAGGCGCACCAAGGCTGTCGCGGAAGCCTTCACCGACATTGTTCGCAGAATCGTCACCACCCACGAGGATGACGAGAGCCCGACAGCGAAGCTCAGGCATGACACGGTCGAGGAGAACGGGGAACAACGTCCGCTGGCTAAGGAGGAGATTGTTTCGATTCTCCGCAACTGGACCTCGGGCGATCTCGGATCGATCGCCTACTCGATTGGCATTGTCGCCCACTTCCTGGCCACCCACCACCAGATTGCGGCTGATTTGCGCCGCTACGACGAGCAGGGGAACACAGACGCTCTTGACCGCGCGCTCGACGAGATTCTTCGAATCGATGACCCCTTTATTTCAAACCGCCGCAAGACCACGAAGCAGGTCACGATTGCCGGGCAGGAGATCCCGGCCGGCGAAAAGGTTGTCATCCACTGGACCGCCGCAAACAGGGATCCCCGAGCGGTCGGGTACCCCGATGCGTACAACCCCGAAGGCAATGCGGCACACAATCTCGTCTACGGCTCCGGGCCTCACGTGTGCCCGGGTCGCACTCTCTCCACCCTGGAGCTCAGGGCCGCTCTTGTAGCGCTCCTGCGCGGGGGCAATCTCGTCCTGACCGGCGAGGCACCCCGCGAGGAGAATCCCGTTGGTGGCTTCGCCTCAGTACCCGTCCGGCGCACAGCCACCAACCACTAA
- a CDS encoding DUF2249 domain-containing protein encodes MSHECQCNNDDTVEETLDVLEIPHTVRHAAILGALAALPVNGSLLLKAPHMPNPLLSEVKDLEGEFNHEVVKDGPEHWLVRLRRAA; translated from the coding sequence ATGTCGCATGAATGCCAGTGCAATAACGACGACACTGTCGAGGAGACTCTCGACGTTCTGGAGATCCCCCACACGGTCCGCCACGCCGCGATCCTGGGCGCCCTTGCCGCTCTTCCGGTCAATGGCTCTCTTCTGCTCAAGGCCCCTCACATGCCCAACCCGCTTCTTAGCGAGGTCAAGGATCTGGAGGGCGAGTTCAACCACGAGGTTGTGAAGGACGGCCCTGAGCACTGGCTGGTCCGCCTACGTCGTGCGGCCTGA
- a CDS encoding amidohydrolase → MRALGLDPTAVGGTGLVAVLKNGDGPVVAFRADIDGLPVAEKSGKDYASTATTTSADGETAGLMHACGHDVHIVSLLGALEALVESKDDWSGTFVAVFQPAEEIAEGARAMVEDCLAGAMPKPDVFLAQHVMSTLPVGTVGTRAGEFMAAAASIKVTVHGSGSHGSMPHAGVDPVVLASAIVLRLQTIVSREISPAESAVVTVGAIRSGSKSNVIPETATLLINTRAFDDAVEKQIHAAIERIVRAECDASGLPRPPEFEYYDRFPLTVNDEDVTDRVQDAFDHRFGDRSIVVGAMSGSEDFTILPDALGVPSCYWVIGGFKEGKGFRTIPRSSLPRSRPSTPARKPSLRRRWSGLASNRDATVLAGREVSTDQIVSL, encoded by the coding sequence CTGCGCGCTCTTGGGTTAGATCCCACTGCAGTCGGGGGAACCGGCCTTGTCGCGGTCCTGAAGAACGGCGACGGTCCGGTTGTGGCATTCCGTGCCGATATTGACGGGTTGCCGGTGGCGGAAAAGTCCGGGAAGGACTATGCGTCTACGGCAACCACGACAAGCGCCGATGGTGAGACTGCCGGCCTCATGCATGCCTGCGGGCACGATGTCCACATCGTTTCCCTTCTTGGTGCCCTCGAAGCTCTCGTTGAGTCAAAGGATGACTGGTCGGGAACCTTCGTTGCGGTATTCCAGCCCGCCGAGGAGATCGCCGAGGGCGCCCGCGCCATGGTGGAAGACTGCCTCGCAGGAGCGATGCCGAAGCCGGATGTGTTCCTCGCCCAGCACGTCATGTCGACCCTTCCCGTGGGAACGGTCGGCACCAGGGCGGGGGAGTTCATGGCGGCAGCCGCCTCTATCAAAGTCACCGTGCACGGCTCTGGAAGTCACGGTTCGATGCCTCATGCTGGAGTTGACCCCGTTGTTCTCGCCTCCGCGATTGTTCTCCGCCTTCAAACCATCGTGTCCCGTGAGATATCGCCCGCCGAATCCGCAGTCGTCACCGTCGGAGCAATCCGGTCCGGCTCCAAGTCCAATGTCATTCCCGAGACCGCAACCCTACTTATTAACACCCGCGCTTTCGATGATGCGGTGGAAAAGCAGATTCACGCTGCAATAGAGCGGATTGTTCGTGCCGAGTGTGATGCTTCCGGTTTGCCCCGGCCGCCCGAGTTCGAGTATTACGACCGGTTCCCGCTCACCGTTAACGACGAAGATGTGACGGATCGAGTTCAGGATGCGTTCGATCATCGCTTTGGTGACCGCAGCATTGTTGTTGGCGCCATGTCAGGATCGGAAGACTTCACGATCCTTCCCGATGCTCTCGGCGTCCCCTCCTGCTACTGGGTAATCGGCGGATTCAAGGAAGGGAAGGGGTTCCGAACCATTCCCCGTTCTTCGCTCCCGAGATCTCGTCCATCGACACCGGCGCGGAAGCCATCATTGCGGCGTCGATGGTCTGGCTTGGCAAGTAACCGCGATGCTACGGTCCTGGCCGGGAGGGAAGTCTCGACCGACCAAATCGTTAGCCTTTGA
- a CDS encoding MarR family winged helix-turn-helix transcriptional regulator, with product MSETTAPTGTELADMIGSVARYIRHHSRGIPPHQHRALKMIAKEPIRPARLAEQLHITPRAVTDVVDALVDKELIHTEADPNDRRAKILQINESGSTLLTELEEKRTAVADEYFSALTDDQKVQLKELLSALPDRIAKGN from the coding sequence ATGAGCGAAACTACAGCACCAACGGGCACCGAGCTGGCTGACATGATCGGCTCCGTAGCCCGCTACATCCGTCACCACTCCCGCGGAATCCCACCCCATCAGCACCGCGCCCTGAAGATGATTGCGAAAGAGCCTATCCGCCCAGCCCGCCTCGCAGAACAGCTCCACATCACACCGCGGGCCGTCACCGATGTCGTTGACGCCCTCGTCGACAAGGAGCTCATTCACACGGAGGCCGACCCGAATGATCGCAGGGCCAAGATCCTCCAAATCAACGAATCCGGCAGCACGCTCCTCACCGAGCTTGAGGAGAAGCGCACGGCAGTGGCCGACGAATATTTCTCAGCCCTCACGGACGACCAGAAGGTACAGCTTAAGGAGCTCCTAAGCGCCCTTCCCGACCGGATCGCAAAAGGGAACTAG
- a CDS encoding ABC transporter ATP-binding protein gives MSVNMHMGPGGMRGPQKVDPADKARLEENPVSYGRVIRLFKPHKWQLALVVVLIVSVSGLTVVQPFLVRTVVDEAIPQSDVSLLVWLVAGMILIAIVTQAIGVIQTWMSAKVGQRIMHSLRVRVYTNLQRQSLGFFTRTKGGEIQSRLTNDIAGMKSIVTSTATSIASNLTISVATIAAMIALSPTLSLLSLIVLPPSIWLTRKVAHARKAITIEQQKKMAIMQSTITETLSVSGMRLTKTLGLESRNEKAFSDVSEELIDLELNSQMAGRWRMASMQIIFAIIPALVYLVAGLPSTTISIGTLIAFTTLQSQIFRPLTGLLDIGAQWISAMALFSRIFEYLDLEPELAEPEENAPTPTPGDSSIVFDSVTYSYPNAERPAVSNINLVVPAGSSVALVGHTGSGKSTLASLLSRLVDPSSGSIRIGGVDLRHMNSAERARRIGIVSQETYLIHDTIRENLRLAKENASDEELWEALGIARIDALIASLPQGLDTIVGARGFRFSGGEQQRIAIARTVLRDPEILILDEATSALDNETERFVQEGIDNLSHGRTTVTIAHRLSTVRESDNIVVLDEGRIIEAGTHDELLERGGHYALLEAATEKVA, from the coding sequence ATGAGTGTCAATATGCACATGGGTCCGGGTGGGATGAGGGGGCCTCAGAAGGTTGATCCTGCCGATAAGGCCCGGCTTGAAGAGAATCCCGTTTCCTACGGGAGGGTTATTCGGCTTTTCAAGCCCCACAAGTGGCAGCTCGCTCTCGTTGTTGTCCTTATCGTTTCCGTCTCGGGCCTGACTGTTGTTCAGCCCTTCCTTGTGAGGACCGTTGTGGACGAGGCAATCCCGCAAAGCGACGTTTCCCTTCTTGTTTGGCTGGTTGCCGGGATGATCCTTATCGCGATCGTCACCCAGGCGATCGGCGTGATTCAAACCTGGATGAGTGCCAAGGTTGGCCAGCGGATCATGCACTCGCTCCGCGTGCGGGTCTACACGAATCTGCAGCGGCAGTCCCTCGGGTTCTTTACCCGCACCAAGGGCGGAGAGATTCAGTCCAGGCTGACCAACGACATTGCCGGCATGAAATCCATCGTCACCTCAACGGCAACCTCGATTGCCTCGAACCTGACGATCTCGGTAGCCACCATTGCCGCCATGATCGCCCTCAGTCCTACGCTGTCGCTCCTTTCGCTCATTGTTCTGCCGCCTTCGATCTGGCTGACCCGAAAGGTCGCCCACGCGCGTAAGGCGATTACGATCGAGCAGCAGAAGAAAATGGCGATCATGCAGTCCACGATCACCGAGACGCTCTCGGTTTCCGGTATGAGACTAACCAAGACACTCGGCCTGGAATCCCGTAACGAGAAGGCCTTCTCGGACGTCTCCGAAGAACTCATCGATCTCGAACTGAATTCTCAGATGGCGGGGCGGTGGCGCATGGCTTCCATGCAGATCATCTTCGCGATCATCCCCGCTCTCGTTTACCTCGTTGCTGGCTTGCCCTCCACCACCATCTCCATCGGAACTCTTATCGCGTTCACGACGCTCCAGTCGCAGATCTTCCGCCCCCTCACCGGTCTGTTGGATATTGGCGCCCAGTGGATCTCGGCAATGGCGCTGTTCTCCCGAATCTTCGAATACCTCGACCTCGAACCCGAGTTGGCAGAACCGGAAGAGAATGCTCCGACGCCGACACCTGGCGACTCGTCGATTGTGTTTGATTCGGTCACCTACAGCTACCCCAACGCGGAACGGCCTGCCGTCTCCAACATCAACCTGGTGGTTCCCGCCGGGTCCTCCGTGGCACTGGTTGGCCACACCGGCTCGGGTAAGTCCACCCTTGCCTCACTCCTGTCACGGCTCGTTGATCCGTCGTCCGGTTCGATCCGAATCGGCGGCGTGGACCTGCGCCACATGAACTCGGCTGAGCGTGCTCGCCGGATTGGCATTGTCTCCCAGGAGACGTACCTGATCCACGACACGATTAGAGAGAATCTCAGGCTTGCGAAGGAGAATGCGAGCGATGAGGAGCTGTGGGAAGCCCTCGGCATCGCCCGCATCGACGCCCTTATTGCATCCCTGCCACAGGGGCTCGACACAATTGTTGGTGCGCGTGGCTTCCGATTCTCCGGCGGTGAGCAACAGCGCATTGCCATTGCCCGCACCGTTCTACGCGACCCTGAAATCCTCATCCTCGATGAAGCAACATCCGCCCTCGACAACGAGACGGAACGCTTCGTCCAGGAGGGTATTGATAACCTGTCCCACGGAAGAACAACCGTGACGATTGCCCACCGGCTCTCCACCGTTCGGGAATCCGACAACATTGTTGTCCTTGATGAGGGGCGGATCATTGAGGCAGGAACGCACGACGAACTGCTCGAACGTGGCGGCCACTATGCGCTGCTCGAAGCCGCAACTGAGAAGGTTGCCTAG
- a CDS encoding VOC family protein, which translates to MEIQVTFDADDPRALADFWQEVLDYKRDEPPAGFDTWQEFLEDAGVPEEQWDGADALVPKDGNGPRVFFQKVPESKTAKNRIHLDVRVATHLNGDERMAALEDRAMELIAIGAARLKRFEPDNFTRGHIVLADPEGNEFCLD; encoded by the coding sequence ATGGAAATCCAAGTGACATTCGATGCCGATGATCCGCGGGCCCTGGCAGATTTCTGGCAGGAGGTCCTCGACTATAAAAGAGATGAACCCCCGGCAGGCTTCGATACGTGGCAAGAGTTCCTGGAGGACGCCGGTGTCCCCGAGGAGCAGTGGGATGGGGCGGATGCTCTTGTCCCGAAAGACGGGAACGGCCCCCGAGTTTTCTTCCAGAAAGTACCCGAATCGAAGACCGCGAAGAACCGCATCCATCTCGACGTTCGCGTAGCCACGCACCTCAATGGTGACGAACGCATGGCGGCGCTGGAGGATCGAGCAATGGAACTCATTGCCATCGGTGCAGCCCGTCTCAAGCGTTTCGAACCCGATAACTTCACCCGCGGACACATCGTTCTCGCCGATCCCGAGGGCAACGAGTTCTGCCTGGACTGA
- a CDS encoding VOC family protein, protein MQVQLTFDAHNPALLADFWATALKYTRETPREAEAAPASDRAGCRPWQDAVAIVPKDGTGIRISFQKETESKRVKNRLHLDVLTAPGLEGEKRMAVLEARADELSDYGATRIKRWEPDGDNPGYLVMADPEGNEFCLN, encoded by the coding sequence ATGCAGGTTCAGCTGACTTTCGATGCCCATAATCCGGCTTTGCTGGCGGACTTCTGGGCGACGGCCCTCAAATACACGAGGGAGACGCCGCGCGAGGCGGAGGCGGCGCCTGCCTCCGACAGGGCAGGCTGCCGTCCCTGGCAGGACGCCGTCGCCATCGTCCCCAAGGACGGCACCGGCATCCGCATCTCCTTCCAAAAGGAGACCGAGTCCAAGAGGGTCAAGAACCGGCTCCACCTGGACGTACTGACGGCACCCGGCCTCGAGGGAGAAAAGCGGATGGCGGTGCTGGAAGCGCGCGCCGATGAACTCTCCGATTACGGTGCTACTCGCATCAAACGCTGGGAACCGGACGGTGACAACCCCGGCTACCTGGTCATGGCCGACCCCGAGGGTAACGAGTTCTGCCTGAACTAG